From Lolium perenne isolate Kyuss_39 chromosome 5, Kyuss_2.0, whole genome shotgun sequence, a single genomic window includes:
- the LOC127299037 gene encoding BEL1-like homeodomain protein 7: MATYYSSPGNERESHDMYSRDPGSSSYPMSSALGNLLYLNNQSPGPYTEFSGILQSQQNCMEMPGHGHHSAMSHDSSARESDMLASHLGQRSFGHVKDMKNEMLMHMMDGAQGGGAELIHDGGHNSAQFEFGVMNNHNSPNVPSGQGQGLSLSLNTQILAPSLPYWSIKPDMLTPSSYHDSLRVDDIRMKNMQSEASRAIRHSRYLKAAQEVLDEVVNVWKNIKQKAQKEQAETGKTDGKEADGGPKSEDQQESGANAVPELSTAEKQELQNKMAKLMAMLDEVDRKYKHYYHQMQNVVSSFDVVAGPGSAKPYTAVALQTISRHFRCLKDAINDQINVIRKKLGEEENSSGKEGKLTRLRYIDQQLRQQRAFQQYGMIPQNAWRPQRGLPENSVTVLRAWLFEHFLHPYPKDSEKLMLARQTGLTRSQISNWFINARVRLWKPMIEDMYKEETGDLEQESNSSSDNVPGSKNKVASSEENEDLKSARIRVCETSQLSDSRASIGTMNIVGAPVGFHNEANHDDSFMNLMMKEQRSSEADGDLLLHSTVSQHSDENARFMAYHLAGLGRYGNGNVSLTLGLQHPGSGLSVPNAQTNFPGVGDDDIYNTGAPLGVSIASSDYESMNQMDQRQRFEQSPLLHDFVA, translated from the exons ATGGCCACTTACTACTCGAGCCCCGGTAACGAAAGAGAGTCACACGACATGTACTCCAGAGATCCAGGCAGTTCATCGTACCCGATGTCGTCGGCTCTAGGAAACTTGCTCTATCTGAACAACCAGTCTCCCGGGCCATACACAGAGTTCAGCGGCATCCTGCAGTCTCAGCAGAATTGCATGGAGATGCCTGGCCATGGTCACCATTCTGCAATGTCCCACGACTCATCAGCAAGGGAGTCCGACATGCTCGCTTCACACCTAGGGCAACGCTCGTTCGGTCATGTGAAGGATATGAAGAATGAGATGCTGATGCATATGATGGATGGAGCACAAGGTGGTGGCGCTGAGTTAATCCATGATGGTGGCCACAACAGTGCGCAGTTTGAGTTTGGTGTTATGAACAACCACAACTCGCCAAATGTTCCATCAGGGCAAGGCCAGGGGCTGTCTCTGAGCCTCAACACACAGATACTGGCGCCTTCCTTGCCTTACTGGTCCATCAAACCGGACATGTTGACGCCAAGTTCTTACCACGACAGCCTCAGAGTCGACGACATCCGGATGAAGAACATGCAGTCCGAAGCCTCGCGCGCGATCCGGCACTCAAGGTATCTGAAGGCGGCACAAGAAGTACTAGATGAGGTTGTTAATGTTTGGAAGAATATAAAACAGAAGGCTCAGAAAGAGCAGGCTGAAACAGGGAAAACAGATGGCAAAGAGGCCGATGGAGGGCCAAAAAGCGAGGACCAGCAAGAGTCCGGCGCAAATGCTGTACCTGAGCTTTCCACTGCTGAGAAGCAAGAACTTCAGAACAAGATGGCCAAACTGATGGCAATGTTGGATGAG GTGGACCGGAAATACAAACACTATTACCACCAAATGCAAAATGTGGTTTCATCTTTTGATGTGGTGGCTGGGCCTGGATCTGCAAAGCCGTACACTGCAGTTGCTCTTCAGACAATCTCGCGGCACTTCCGGTGCTTGAAGGATGCCATCAATGATCAGATTAATGTTATCAGGAAGAAGCTTGGTGAGGAAGAGAATTCATCTGGCAAGGAAGGCAAATTAACCCGTCTCCGGTACATCGATCAGCAGCTGAGGCAGCAGCGAGCTTTCCAACAGTATGGCATGATTCCGCAAAACGCATGGAGACCGCAAAGAGGACTGCCTGAAAACTCGGTTACGGTTCTCCGTGCTTGGCTTTTCGAACACTTCCTTCACCC GTACCCAAAAGATTCAGAAAAGTTGATGCTAGCGAGGCAGACAGGCTTGACAAGGAGCCAG ATTTCGAACTGGTTCATCAATGCTCGTGTCCGGCTTTGGAAACCAATGATCGAAGACATGTACAAAGAAGAGACTGGTGATTTGGAGCAAGAGTCTAACTCTTCCTCCGACAACGTACCAGGAAGCAAGAACAAGGTGGCATCTTCAGAAGAAAACGAAGATCTGAAGAGTGCCAGGATTCGCGTATGCGAAACCAGCCAGCTAAGCGACTCCAGGGCCAGCATCGGGACCATGAACATCGTTGGGGCACCTGTCGGCTTCCACAATGAGGCCAACCATGACGACAGTTTCATGAACCTGATGATGAAGGAGCAGCGATCCAGTGAGGCGGACGGAGACCTCCTCCTCCATAGTACCGTCTCGCAGCATTCAGACGAGAACGCGCGGTTCATGGCCTACCACCTGGCTGGGCTTGGGAGGTACGGGAACGGCAACGTTTCGCTGACGCTGGGATTGCAGCACCCCGGCAGCGGCCTCTCGGTTCCGAATGCCCAGACGAACTTCCCCGGTGTTGGCGATGATGACATATACAACACCGGTGCGCCTCTCGGTGTCAGCATCGCGTCTTCGGACTATGAATCTATGAACCAGATGGACCAACGGCAGCGGTTCGAGCAGTCGCCTTTGCTGCATGATTTTGTGGCCTAG